A window of the Desulfobacula toluolica Tol2 genome harbors these coding sequences:
- a CDS encoding type IV pilus twitching motility protein PilT yields the protein MKKQQIDHILSKMLDSHDNVSDLNFTPGKPLQVESSGELVPVNIDPEFKRLTPFQTEIFALNLINNNRKLAETLIREGSCDLSYQLGNKARFRVNIFSRSSKYSIVLRKLETKIPTIEELNLPRAFYTMAEERNGIVFVTGATGSGKSTSLAALLDKINETKSVHVITLEDPIEYQHPQKKSTFNQRELGADFDTFANGLRAALRQAPKVILVGEMRDRETVEIGLSAAETGHLVLSTLHTVDAGQTINRVLGMFSTEEEKQIRIRLADTIRWVVAQRLLPKNGGGRVAAFEIMGSNLRVKDTILNGESEGKTFNDIINAGKAQDMVSFDEYIVSLYEERNISEEIASSYASRKDIVGRALDSIKNARGETTTKIDSLEIDHGYQG from the coding sequence ATGAAAAAACAGCAGATCGACCATATCCTTTCCAAAATGCTGGATTCCCATGATAATGTTTCAGATTTGAATTTTACCCCGGGCAAACCTCTTCAGGTTGAAAGTTCCGGGGAATTGGTTCCAGTGAACATAGATCCTGAGTTTAAACGGCTGACTCCTTTTCAAACTGAAATATTTGCACTGAATTTAATTAATAATAATCGGAAACTTGCTGAGACCCTTATCAGGGAAGGATCATGTGACCTTTCCTACCAGTTGGGAAATAAAGCAAGGTTCAGGGTGAATATTTTTTCAAGATCCAGCAAATATTCCATTGTCTTGAGAAAGCTTGAAACAAAAATCCCCACAATTGAAGAATTGAACCTGCCCAGGGCATTTTATACCATGGCCGAAGAAAGAAACGGGATTGTTTTTGTTACCGGTGCCACTGGTTCCGGGAAGTCAACATCACTTGCCGCGCTGCTGGATAAAATCAATGAAACAAAATCGGTTCATGTTATCACCCTTGAAGACCCCATTGAATATCAGCATCCTCAGAAAAAATCCACGTTTAACCAAAGAGAACTGGGCGCTGATTTTGATACCTTTGCAAACGGGTTGAGAGCTGCTTTGCGCCAGGCTCCCAAAGTGATCCTGGTAGGTGAGATGCGGGACAGGGAAACCGTTGAAATCGGTCTTTCTGCGGCTGAAACAGGACACCTTGTTCTGTCCACATTGCACACCGTGGATGCCGGTCAAACCATTAATCGTGTTCTGGGCATGTTTTCCACTGAAGAAGAAAAACAGATCAGGATACGCCTTGCTGATACCATCCGTTGGGTTGTGGCCCAGAGATTATTGCCGAAAAACGGTGGAGGCAGGGTGGCGGCCTTTGAAATCATGGGGTCTAATTTAAGGGTGAAAGATACCATTCTGAATGGTGAATCCGAGGGAAAGACCTTCAATGATATTATTAATGCAGGCAAAGCTCAGGATATGGTGTCGTTTGATGAATATATTGTTTCCTTGTATGAAGAGAGAAACATCAGTGAAGAAATCGCATCTTCCTATGCATCAAGGAAGGATATTGTAGGAAGAGCCCTTGATTCGATAAAAAATGCACGCGGTGAGACTACAACAAAGATTGATTCATTGGAAATTGATCATGGATATCAAGGATAA
- a CDS encoding SPOR domain-containing protein → MTRILRHISIHMWITTLFCIPLCFYMLPELSKFFPGINHVITGFVTLACCMVIIGFLMDMTAKKIINHLIKEGRVWEISGLFNKAEINYTKALRMFDTFLFRPFFSRNTTRKISAAIAKFQLNTAVENPNFKPVAAVYLKMNPDDVDVAELWLKQIRQSACVTSFEQEVISVLAEKYYTDTILSALLTDIFLGLERKDFTAKKLYNQVQKEPVFESRYSKKIADIIEKVDESFEQTSWSFSDDKTQKKTIGTGTLLKSIISECVCFLKWFGAGFGSVISFFVLSTGKGYAYLKECENTRFYLKAGLLSILSVWFVVFMVSTFSHLLKSGTKEKQTVKIEISIPKPFTIQVSAYLKQQYADKYVERLKKKGVKAMVKKVVGGGKTWFVVRISEFVDKKSAKAYGQKLKQQNIIDDFFVNNT, encoded by the coding sequence ATGACCCGTATATTAAGACATATCAGTATTCATATGTGGATCACCACACTGTTTTGCATACCTTTGTGTTTTTATATGTTGCCGGAGCTTTCAAAATTTTTTCCCGGTATCAACCATGTAATCACAGGGTTTGTGACCCTTGCTTGCTGTATGGTGATTATTGGTTTTTTAATGGATATGACAGCTAAAAAAATTATCAATCACCTGATCAAGGAAGGCCGGGTCTGGGAAATATCAGGACTTTTTAATAAAGCTGAAATAAATTATACAAAGGCTTTAAGGATGTTTGATACCTTTCTTTTTCGGCCGTTTTTTTCAAGAAACACAACTCGGAAAATATCTGCAGCAATTGCAAAATTTCAATTAAACACTGCTGTTGAAAATCCAAATTTTAAACCGGTTGCAGCGGTTTATTTGAAAATGAATCCGGATGATGTTGATGTTGCAGAGCTTTGGCTTAAACAAATTAGGCAATCTGCTTGTGTTACATCTTTTGAGCAGGAGGTGATTTCTGTTCTTGCTGAAAAATATTATACTGATACAATCTTATCCGCTTTGCTGACAGATATTTTTCTTGGATTGGAAAGAAAGGATTTTACAGCAAAAAAACTTTATAACCAGGTACAAAAAGAGCCGGTTTTTGAAAGTCGCTATTCAAAGAAAATCGCTGATATCATTGAAAAAGTCGATGAATCCTTTGAACAGACCAGTTGGTCTTTTTCAGATGATAAGACTCAAAAAAAGACGATTGGGACTGGTACACTCTTAAAATCAATTATATCAGAGTGTGTTTGTTTTCTGAAATGGTTTGGTGCTGGGTTTGGATCTGTCATAAGTTTTTTTGTTTTGTCCACAGGCAAAGGGTATGCCTATCTCAAAGAGTGTGAAAATACCCGATTTTATTTAAAGGCAGGTTTGCTTTCGATTCTATCGGTCTGGTTTGTGGTGTTCATGGTCAGTACCTTTTCTCATCTGCTCAAGTCCGGAACAAAGGAAAAGCAAACAGTTAAAATTGAAATCAGTATACCCAAGCCTTTTACGATTCAAGTGTCAGCTTATTTAAAACAGCAATATGCTGATAAGTATGTGGAGAGATTAAAGAAAAAAGGTGTTAAAGCAATGGTCAAAAAGGTTGTAGGCGGTGGAAAAACATGGTTTGTGGTTAGGATTTCCGAGTTTGTCGATAAAAAGAGTGCAAAAGCTTACGGCCAAAAACTCAAGCAACAAAATATCATAGATGATTTTTTTGTCAACAATACATGA
- a CDS encoding penicillin-binding protein 1A, which translates to MIFFLRFSKLIRFCLFAGLIFVSLACLAGMFLVFYVAKDLPKLPSPLSRIIETPQTRVFDSNGQVLITLGERNPIPLNMVSRDFINAIIATEDHRFFEHHGVNKLRTLKGLYVTLFQSGNVQGASTITQQLAKNLFFSFEKTYTRKFKELLVALQIEASNTKQEILHAYINQIHFGAGAQGVEKAARVFFGKSALDLSLPEAALLAGLPKSPTNYNPYRHYDRALARRDIVLKRMVQTGLISDLEARQAMSARPELYHKESDSRIGSYFVDALINELISTYGEDVVYHGGLKVFATMDKRLQSYASQSIKKGLERLDTMMGIKAENRVHPQGALVAIDTGSGAVKAMVGGKNYYKSEFNRAVKARRQPGSGFKPFVYYAAFKQLGWHPAIIMTDKPVIIPVKGAADWKPKNFTKTFSGDMILKKALTNSVNTIAAQLVEKIGPDMVIRAAKACGIQSPLKNVYSIALGTSTITPFEMASAYTVFATLGIRHEPFFFRRVEDALGRVIFEHIVQEKRVLEPAIAYQVVDMMKSVIERGSARSVRQLGFHREAAGKTGTTDNYNDAWFTGFTPTLCASVWIGFDRKKRLTDINKNGITGGKGAAPIWAEFMINALKSDPERKFSIPDDIRFETVDTTTGCPPEEENSIAEVLTVPLKPEQFLCIKEEK; encoded by the coding sequence TTGATTTTTTTTTTAAGGTTTTCAAAGCTTATCCGGTTCTGCCTGTTTGCCGGGTTGATCTTTGTTTCGCTTGCGTGTCTTGCCGGGATGTTCCTGGTGTTTTATGTGGCAAAAGATCTTCCAAAACTGCCGTCGCCCCTGAGCAGGATTATTGAAACTCCTCAAACCCGGGTGTTTGACTCAAACGGACAGGTGCTGATAACCCTTGGAGAGCGCAACCCCATCCCTTTGAACATGGTGTCCCGTGATTTTATCAATGCCATTATCGCCACAGAAGATCATCGCTTTTTTGAGCATCACGGAGTCAATAAGTTAAGAACCTTAAAAGGGCTTTATGTTACATTGTTTCAATCCGGCAATGTCCAGGGTGCCTCGACCATTACCCAGCAGCTGGCTAAAAATCTTTTTTTCAGTTTTGAAAAAACTTATACACGCAAATTCAAAGAACTGCTTGTGGCATTGCAGATTGAGGCCTCCAATACAAAACAGGAAATTTTACATGCCTATATCAACCAGATTCACTTTGGTGCCGGGGCCCAGGGGGTTGAAAAGGCAGCCAGGGTGTTTTTTGGAAAATCAGCACTTGATTTAAGCCTTCCAGAGGCTGCACTTCTTGCGGGACTGCCCAAATCTCCAACTAATTATAATCCATACCGGCACTATGACCGGGCTCTGGCAAGGCGTGATATTGTTTTGAAAAGAATGGTTCAAACAGGCTTGATATCCGATCTTGAAGCCCGGCAGGCCATGTCGGCAAGACCCGAATTGTACCATAAAGAATCAGACTCAAGAATCGGCAGTTATTTTGTTGATGCCCTGATCAATGAATTGATTTCAACTTATGGTGAAGATGTTGTGTATCATGGTGGGCTTAAAGTATTTGCCACCATGGATAAAAGACTGCAATCATATGCCAGCCAATCCATTAAAAAAGGCCTTGAACGGCTGGACACAATGATGGGGATCAAAGCGGAGAACAGGGTTCATCCCCAGGGGGCACTTGTGGCAATCGATACAGGGTCCGGTGCTGTAAAAGCCATGGTGGGCGGCAAAAATTATTATAAGAGTGAATTCAACCGGGCCGTTAAAGCCAGACGTCAGCCGGGAAGCGGATTTAAACCCTTTGTGTATTATGCGGCATTCAAGCAATTGGGGTGGCATCCGGCGATTATCATGACTGACAAGCCTGTCATCATACCGGTAAAAGGGGCTGCCGACTGGAAACCAAAGAATTTTACCAAAACCTTTTCAGGTGATATGATTTTAAAAAAGGCCTTAACCAACTCTGTGAATACCATTGCGGCTCAGTTGGTGGAAAAGATCGGGCCTGACATGGTTATCCGTGCTGCCAAAGCATGTGGTATTCAAAGCCCGTTAAAAAATGTTTATTCCATAGCACTGGGAACTTCCACCATTACACCTTTTGAGATGGCTTCGGCATATACGGTTTTTGCAACCCTTGGGATCAGGCATGAACCGTTTTTTTTCCGGCGGGTTGAAGATGCATTGGGCCGCGTTATTTTTGAACATATTGTTCAGGAAAAAAGAGTGCTTGAGCCGGCCATTGCTTATCAGGTTGTGGATATGATGAAATCGGTCATTGAAAGGGGGTCAGCCCGGTCTGTTCGTCAACTGGGTTTTCACCGTGAAGCTGCGGGAAAAACAGGCACTACTGACAATTACAATGATGCCTGGTTTACAGGTTTTACACCAACCCTGTGTGCATCTGTCTGGATCGGTTTTGACAGGAAAAAGAGATTAACAGACATCAATAAAAATGGGATTACCGGCGGCAAGGGTGCGGCACCCATCTGGGCTGAGTTTATGATCAATGCACTGAAATCCGATCCTGAAAGAAAATTTTCCATTCCAGATGATATCCGATTTGAAACAGTAGATACTACAACAGGTTGTCCTCCTGAAGAGGAAAATTCAATAGCTGAAGTTTTAACGGTTCCTTTAAAGCCGGAACAATTTTTGTGTATAAAAGAAGAAAAATGA
- a CDS encoding YggT family protein — protein sequence MIILANFFEAIAIVLDYALTFYMWIVIAGAVLSWVSPDPYNPIVRFINTATEPVFYQIRKRLPVNFGGLDISPIVVILVIIFLQAFVVKSLHGLARTIA from the coding sequence ATGATTATATTAGCCAATTTTTTTGAAGCCATTGCTATTGTTCTGGATTATGCTTTGACGTTTTATATGTGGATTGTTATAGCTGGCGCTGTCCTGTCATGGGTGAGTCCAGATCCTTACAATCCCATTGTAAGGTTTATCAATACTGCAACCGAGCCAGTTTTTTATCAAATCAGAAAAAGACTTCCTGTGAATTTTGGAGGCCTTGATATATCACCTATTGTAGTTATTCTGGTTATTATTTTTCTTCAGGCATTTGTTGTTAAAAGCCTTCACGGACTGGCACGCACAATAGCATAA
- a CDS encoding DivIVA domain-containing protein, producing MGITPLVVKQKEFTTRFRGFDVQEVDFFLEEVSRELNHLNQTIQNIHEENHRLKLENQGYRKRENSMRNAMIQAQKVMDQMKENARKSSQVIIANAEVEAEKMLNRAHNRLSQLHGDIIELKRQRIQLEMQISAVLESHSKLLEMTKEENKAADETDSTLKFIQRA from the coding sequence ATGGGCATAACACCGTTGGTTGTAAAACAAAAAGAATTTACGACAAGATTCAGAGGATTTGATGTTCAGGAAGTTGATTTTTTTCTCGAAGAGGTATCACGAGAACTTAATCATCTGAATCAGACCATTCAAAATATTCATGAGGAAAATCACAGGCTCAAACTGGAGAATCAAGGCTATAGAAAAAGAGAAAATTCTATGAGAAACGCCATGATCCAGGCTCAGAAAGTCATGGATCAGATGAAGGAAAATGCCAGGAAATCTTCACAGGTGATCATTGCCAATGCTGAAGTTGAAGCGGAAAAAATGTTGAACAGAGCGCATAATAGGCTTTCACAGCTTCACGGTGATATTATTGAGTTGAAACGTCAACGCATTCAGCTTGAAATGCAAATCAGTGCCGTTCTGGAATCCCATTCAAAATTGCTTGAAATGACAAAGGAAGAAAATAAAGCAGCTGATGAAACTGATTCTACCTTGAAGTTTATCCAGCGGGCATAA
- the yedF gene encoding sulfurtransferase-like selenium metabolism protein YedF — MIKKIDCRQLQCPAPVLNTKKFLEQEPATEIDVIVDNDAAVENVSRFLSFHGFEVSVDTDGINSTISGRRDPETATILETNLDHTKTTQNSDTQKILVIISSQQIGKGDDELGQKLMINFVKTLKEMGNDLWRLILLNGGVKFSTKDSKIFEDLAGLDASGVSILVCGACLTHFGLMDAKVIGETTNMLDVVTSMQLADKVINI; from the coding sequence ATGATAAAAAAGATTGATTGCAGACAACTTCAATGTCCGGCACCCGTACTTAATACAAAAAAATTTCTTGAGCAGGAACCAGCAACTGAAATTGATGTTATTGTAGACAATGACGCTGCCGTGGAAAATGTAAGCAGGTTCTTAAGTTTCCATGGGTTTGAAGTATCAGTGGATACTGACGGTATCAACTCAACCATATCCGGGCGAAGAGATCCTGAAACCGCCACGATACTGGAAACAAATCTTGATCATACTAAAACAACCCAAAATTCAGACACTCAAAAAATTTTGGTTATTATCTCCTCACAGCAAATCGGGAAAGGGGATGATGAACTGGGTCAAAAACTGATGATCAATTTTGTCAAAACCCTCAAAGAGATGGGCAATGATCTCTGGCGTCTGATTCTTTTAAACGGCGGTGTAAAATTTTCCACCAAAGATTCCAAAATTTTTGAAGATCTCGCCGGTCTTGATGCTTCCGGCGTGAGCATTCTTGTTTGCGGGGCCTGCCTGACCCACTTTGGATTAATGGATGCAAAAGTCATCGGTGAAACAACCAATATGCTGGATGTTGTAACATCAATGCAGTTAGCCGACAAAGTCATAAATATTTAA
- a CDS encoding YkgJ family cysteine cluster protein: MKQPDLSKFKCLGCGACCRQPGYVKLKKNETDIIAAFLNMDVYQFIATFTILTKDRHNLSLIEKENGECVFLTLKGCRINDVKPEQCRDFPLKWKFTAFEKICAWAKKELKK, encoded by the coding sequence ATGAAACAGCCTGATCTTTCAAAGTTCAAATGCCTGGGATGCGGTGCATGCTGCAGACAACCCGGATATGTCAAACTCAAAAAAAACGAAACGGACATCATTGCAGCTTTCTTGAACATGGATGTTTATCAATTCATTGCAACCTTTACAATCCTTACCAAAGACAGGCACAACCTCTCTTTGATAGAAAAAGAAAATGGCGAGTGTGTGTTTTTAACGCTGAAGGGTTGCAGGATCAATGATGTAAAGCCGGAACAATGCCGTGATTTTCCGCTCAAATGGAAATTCACGGCATTTGAAAAAATTTGCGCCTGGGCAAAAAAAGAATTAAAAAAATAA
- a CDS encoding aldehyde ferredoxin oxidoreductase family protein, with translation MDQIHLKEIKAISYKKTTINKGYADRSLRINLDAKDIIITPIEEKVKNKFIGGKGYDLWLMWNAVLGDTKWNDPENTICISSGPLGGTPGYPGGGKSIVTSISPLTGAPIDSNVGGYFGPYKKFSGFDALQIDGKAEEETIIVIDGIENTIKLFEAKNLPTDAYELSDVLTRYFDKEKPVNVSVVTTGPGAKHTFFGCLNFSWWDAGRKRVRYKQAGRGGIGTVFADKKIKAIVARCGAISMKTNNPADFESLKAVTKTHAKEIHNLDPKQNRMALVGTTHLVPIMNDHDCLPVHNFKFGSHPQSHAIGEEIFEHLFDKGFDGCWKGCAVACSHGVKDFSPMTGPYKGKKVFVDGPEYETIAGCGANLGIFDAHTIVEINFYCDAYGLDTISVGTSIGFVMECFENNLITADHTGGMELSFGSRLNSLEIIHQMARGEGFGRIVGKGVRQMKKIFATDFGANTDFMQDIGMESKGLEFSEYITKESLAQQGGYGLALKGPQHDEAWLIFLDMVHNFMPTFENKAEALHWFPMFRTWFGLCGLCKLPWNDIIPEDNKTTSEPAKVIKHVGWYADFFSAVTGRKTKPDDLILMSEAVYNFQRIFNLKMGFGTREHDTLPYRAIGPVTVEEYESRQERYDQQLTDKYGITINNMDSKEKTAVLRQKREEQYELLKDAVYERRGWNKNGIPTLETVKNLGIDFPEVMEILKKNGVTK, from the coding sequence ATGGATCAAATTCATCTCAAAGAAATCAAAGCTATCTCTTATAAAAAAACAACTATTAATAAAGGTTATGCAGACAGATCCCTTCGAATTAACCTTGATGCAAAAGATATCATCATTACCCCTATTGAAGAAAAAGTAAAAAATAAATTTATTGGAGGAAAAGGGTATGATCTCTGGCTGATGTGGAATGCTGTGCTTGGTGACACAAAATGGAATGACCCTGAAAATACCATTTGTATTTCTTCGGGTCCCCTTGGTGGAACACCGGGATATCCAGGTGGCGGGAAAAGTATCGTGACTTCCATTTCTCCTTTAACCGGTGCGCCCATTGATTCAAATGTGGGTGGCTATTTTGGACCTTATAAAAAATTTTCCGGGTTTGATGCGTTACAAATTGACGGTAAAGCAGAAGAGGAGACAATAATTGTCATTGACGGAATTGAAAACACAATCAAACTATTTGAAGCAAAAAATCTTCCAACAGATGCTTATGAACTTTCAGATGTTTTAACCCGTTATTTTGATAAGGAAAAACCGGTTAATGTTTCTGTTGTAACAACAGGACCGGGTGCCAAACACACCTTCTTTGGATGCCTGAATTTTTCCTGGTGGGATGCCGGGCGCAAGAGAGTCAGATACAAACAAGCAGGTCGAGGCGGTATCGGAACCGTTTTTGCCGATAAAAAAATCAAAGCCATTGTGGCCCGATGCGGTGCCATATCGATGAAAACCAACAACCCTGCAGATTTTGAAAGCCTGAAAGCAGTCACCAAAACCCATGCAAAAGAGATTCATAACCTTGATCCCAAACAAAACAGAATGGCCCTGGTCGGAACCACACATCTTGTTCCTATTATGAATGATCACGACTGCCTGCCGGTCCATAATTTCAAGTTTGGTTCACATCCGCAAAGCCATGCCATAGGAGAAGAGATCTTTGAACATCTGTTTGACAAAGGTTTTGACGGTTGCTGGAAAGGCTGTGCCGTTGCCTGTTCCCACGGGGTGAAAGACTTCTCCCCCATGACCGGCCCCTATAAAGGGAAAAAAGTATTTGTGGACGGACCTGAATATGAAACCATTGCCGGCTGCGGTGCCAACCTGGGCATTTTTGATGCCCATACCATTGTTGAAATAAATTTTTATTGTGATGCTTATGGGCTGGATACCATTTCCGTGGGAACATCCATCGGGTTTGTCATGGAATGCTTTGAAAACAATTTAATTACTGCCGATCATACCGGCGGGATGGAATTGAGCTTTGGCAGCCGTCTCAACTCATTGGAGATCATCCACCAGATGGCAAGGGGTGAAGGATTCGGCAGAATTGTCGGCAAAGGTGTCAGACAAATGAAAAAGATCTTTGCAACTGACTTTGGTGCAAATACCGATTTTATGCAAGATATTGGAATGGAATCCAAGGGGCTTGAATTTTCCGAATATATCACCAAGGAATCCCTTGCCCAACAGGGGGGATACGGGCTTGCCCTGAAAGGCCCCCAGCATGATGAAGCCTGGCTCATCTTTCTTGATATGGTTCATAATTTCATGCCCACCTTTGAAAACAAGGCAGAAGCCCTTCACTGGTTTCCCATGTTCAGAACCTGGTTTGGCCTTTGCGGTCTTTGCAAACTGCCCTGGAATGATATTATTCCAGAAGATAATAAAACCACATCCGAACCTGCCAAGGTAATCAAACATGTGGGATGGTATGCGGATTTCTTCTCTGCTGTTACAGGCAGGAAAACTAAACCCGACGATCTGATTTTAATGAGCGAGGCAGTTTATAATTTTCAAAGAATTTTCAACCTGAAAATGGGCTTTGGTACAAGGGAACATGACACATTGCCCTACAGGGCCATCGGCCCTGTGACTGTGGAAGAATATGAATCGCGCCAGGAACGGTATGACCAACAGCTAACAGACAAATATGGCATCACGATCAATAACATGGATTCTAAAGAAAAAACAGCTGTTTTAAGGCAGAAAAGAGAAGAACAATACGAACTGCTTAAAGATGCGGTTTACGAAAGACGCGGGTGGAACAAAAATGGTATTCCGACTTTGGAAACCGTCAAAAACCTTGGCATTGATTTTCCTGAAGTTATGGAAATTTTAAAAAAAAACGGCGTAACAAAATGA
- a CDS encoding zinc-ribbon domain-containing protein yields MNVTCHNCKTKLNIPDHKIPKDKDLTLACPKCKEKIRIPVVKQQKSAQLSLEDRLNALVCIDDNDLKKKVVSIIRQMGLAAEIALNTKAALNKMEYHIYHLVIIDESFDQKKGISGMMDRMNSIDMSLRRRICLVLISDKFNTNDNMAALNTSVNSIIHRDDIIHLETFVSGVLADHKNFYMVYNDSLKLAGKA; encoded by the coding sequence ATGAACGTCACCTGTCATAATTGCAAAACAAAACTCAATATTCCGGATCACAAAATTCCCAAAGATAAAGACTTAACCCTTGCATGTCCCAAATGTAAAGAAAAGATCCGGATTCCTGTGGTAAAACAGCAAAAATCTGCGCAACTTTCTCTTGAAGACCGATTGAATGCCCTTGTTTGCATAGATGATAATGACTTGAAAAAAAAGGTTGTCTCGATTATCAGGCAGATGGGATTGGCAGCAGAAATCGCATTAAATACCAAAGCGGCATTAAATAAAATGGAATACCACATCTATCACCTGGTGATTATTGATGAGAGTTTTGATCAAAAAAAAGGGATATCCGGTATGATGGACAGGATGAATTCCATTGATATGTCGTTAAGACGCAGGATATGCCTGGTTTTAATCAGTGATAAATTCAATACAAATGATAATATGGCCGCCCTTAATACCAGTGTGAACAGTATCATTCACAGGGATGACATCATTCACCTGGAAACATTTGTATCAGGGGTTCTGGCAGATCATAAAAATTTTTATATGGTCTATAACGACTCCTTGAAACTGGCTGGAAAAGCTTAA
- a CDS encoding type IV pilus twitching motility protein PilT, protein MAEIDAFFKLMHEQGASDLHLASGQQPALRLHGDIERIKYDTLTSDKLRGLLYEITSQEKIKVFEETGDVDFGYEIPGLARYRANYFMQKSGISAVFREIPSEILTAEQLGLPPVISKLADLPRGLVLVTGPTGSGKSTTLAAIVDQANRNRKDHIITVEDPIEFVHRSQNCIVNHREVGMHTQTFSSALRGALREDPDIILVGELRDLETISLAIEAASTGHLVFGTLHTSSAAKTVDRIIEVFPSTEQAQIRSTLSDGLRAIVAQTLFKRVDKKGRCAALEILVATPAVRNLIREAKTHQIPSMIQTGKQYGMQLLDDAIMQLYKKGWISPDEAYGKANNKSLFRPFLKNPPSDFTEA, encoded by the coding sequence ATGGCTGAAATTGATGCTTTTTTTAAGCTGATGCATGAGCAGGGTGCTTCCGATCTCCATCTGGCCTCGGGCCAGCAACCGGCATTAAGACTTCATGGCGATATTGAACGTATAAAATATGATACATTGACCAGTGATAAACTAAGGGGCCTTTTATATGAAATAACCTCCCAGGAGAAGATTAAGGTTTTTGAAGAAACCGGGGATGTGGATTTTGGTTATGAAATCCCTGGGCTTGCCAGGTACAGGGCAAACTATTTTATGCAAAAAAGCGGTATCTCAGCAGTTTTCCGCGAGATCCCGTCTGAAATACTGACTGCAGAACAGCTGGGGCTTCCACCGGTTATTTCAAAACTGGCTGATCTTCCAAGGGGTCTTGTTCTGGTTACAGGACCTACCGGGTCAGGTAAGTCAACTACCCTTGCCGCTATTGTTGATCAGGCCAATAGAAACAGAAAAGATCATATCATTACTGTGGAAGACCCCATTGAGTTTGTACACCGAAGCCAGAACTGCATTGTGAACCACAGGGAAGTGGGAATGCACACCCAGACATTTTCATCAGCCTTGAGAGGGGCCCTTCGTGAAGACCCGGATATTATTCTCGTGGGGGAATTAAGGGATCTTGAAACCATTTCCCTTGCCATTGAAGCGGCTTCCACAGGCCATCTGGTGTTTGGAACCCTGCATACCTCCAGTGCTGCTAAAACCGTTGACAGGATTATCGAAGTGTTCCCCTCCACAGAACAGGCCCAGATACGCTCTACCTTGTCTGACGGTCTTCGCGCCATTGTGGCCCAGACATTGTTTAAGAGAGTTGATAAAAAAGGCAGGTGTGCAGCTTTGGAAATTTTAGTGGCAACACCTGCCGTGCGAAATCTTATCCGTGAAGCCAAAACTCACCAGATTCCATCCATGATTCAGACCGGCAAGCAATACGGGATGCAATTGCTGGATGATGCCATCATGCAATTGTATAAAAAAGGATGGATCAGCCCTGATGAGGCATATGGAAAAGCTAATAATAAATCCTTGTTCAGGCCTTTTCTGAAGAACCCGCCGTCTGATTTTACGGAAGCTTAA